A single genomic interval of Pomacea canaliculata isolate SZHN2017 linkage group LG5, ASM307304v1, whole genome shotgun sequence harbors:
- the LOC112564674 gene encoding secernin-3-like, whose translation MSDLFVALPPVTSGNRVFFAKNADRPPSEVQEVIYCPPADHDPGEKVKCTFLELQQAPHTHAVILSKAGWSWGAEMGANDQGVCAGSTAVWTALCHPGDHEERLIGGDFVRLALERAGSAREALDTVTSLLVKNGQGGPCCEDPSYGQWTYHNSFLFADRQEAWALETAGRMWVAKKITESVYSMSSVLSIGTDYDLSSPGLKEEAEKSGHWKGDSGEVNFAQAFNATFAGLSLSERQQPQNRLRCGRQLLQARAAKGNISLSDFFEILRDKESCINICGDLLTVGSQVSVLQPPNSEVPDVHWFTATPFPDLSVFKPFIFCANPVLGHSTVSPVISMETKGRSGSQTCADRRHLLYRMHEQGREIMESGSPQGKKLLDTMRILERQCVRDIAEFLTSFEPSLMEEVPELFKDLVESEIKFYK comes from the exons ATGTCTGATTTATTCGTAGCGTTGCCTCCAGTGACGTCAGGCAACAGGGTCTTCTTTGCGAAGAACGCTGACAGACCACCGTCTGAGGTTCAGGAAGTAATTTATTGCCCTCCGGCTGACCATGACCCCGGGGAGAAGGTCAAG tgTACATTTCTGGAACTGCAGCAGGCGCCACATACTCACGCTGTGATTCTCAGCAAGGCCGGCTGGAGCTGGGGGGCCGAGATGGGGGCAAACGATCAGGGAGTGTGCGCTGGGAGCACGGCCGTCTGGACGGCTCTGTGTCATCCTGGCGACCACGAGGAGCGCCTGATAGGCGGTGATTTCGTCAG ACTGGCATTAGAACGAGCGGGATCTGCACGGGAGGCCCTCGATACTGTAACGTCACTACTCGTCAAGAACGGTCAAGGAGGCCCATGCTGTGAGGATCCTTCCTACGGCCAATGGACGTATCATAACTCTTTCCTTTTCGCTGATCGCCAGGAGGCGTGGGCGTTGGAGACAGCGGGGCGCATGTGGGTGGCGAAGAAAATAACGG AGAGCGTCTACTCCATGTCCAGCGTTCTGAGCATCGGCACGGACTACGACCTCAGCTCCCCGGGCTTGAAAGAAGAGGCAGAGAAGAGTGGTCACTGGAAAGGTGACAGCGGGGAGGTCAACTTCGCACAGGCGTTCAACGCCACCTTCGCGGGACTCTCGTTGTCCGAGAGACAGCAGCCGCAGAATCGCCTGCGATGTGGCCGCCAACTCTTGCAGGCTCGTGCTGCCAAAG GTAACATTTCCTTGAGTGACTTTTTTGAAATTCTTCGGGACAAGGAGTCTTGCATTAACATCTGTGGTGACCTCCTCACCGTTGGCAGTCAAGTTTCAGTGCTGCAACCACCCAATTCAGAAGTGCCTGATGTCCACTGGTTTACTGCCACTCCATTTCCCGATTTATCTGTTTTCAAGCCGTTCATCTTTTGCGCTAATCCAGTGCTTGGACACTCTACCGTCTCTCCTGTAATTTCAATGGAAACTAAAGGAAGGTCCGGCTCCCAGACATGCGCAGACAGGCGCCATCTGCTGTACCGTATGCACGAACAAGGGAGAGAAATCATGGAGAGCGGAAGTCCTCAAGGGAAGAAACTTCTCGACACAATGAGAATCCTGGAAAGACAGTGCGTGCGAGATATCGCCGAATTTCTCACTAGTTTTGAACCGTCGCTTATGGAAGAGGTTCCCGAACTATTCAAAGATCTGGTCGAATctgaaataaagttttacaaGTGA